One region of Chloroflexota bacterium genomic DNA includes:
- a CDS encoding purine-nucleoside phosphorylase, giving the protein MIEIPSREDFLEAAAVVQASSTLEPTIALVLGSGLSPLADEVEDAVSIDYRDIPHFPISTIPGHRGRLVIGTLENKPVLIMQGRAHYYEGYSMQEVTLPIRVFRLLGVDTLMLSNAAGGINQKFRTGDLMLIEDHLNLVGFGGATPLRGPHDPALGPRFLDMSATYDRDLRQMAVDVADREAIPLHKGVYAGLSGPTFETPADIRFLRLIGADAVGMSTVPEAIVARHGGMRVLGVSGISNVAIDQIDVEGEASHQEVLEAGQLLVPRLTSLIKGILRQL; this is encoded by the coding sequence ATGATCGAAATTCCAAGTCGCGAAGACTTCCTGGAAGCTGCCGCCGTGGTCCAGGCCTCCAGTACCCTTGAACCGACAATCGCTCTTGTGCTGGGTTCCGGGTTGAGCCCGCTGGCCGATGAGGTCGAGGACGCGGTCAGCATCGACTACCGCGACATCCCCCACTTTCCGATTTCGACCATTCCCGGACACAGGGGCCGGTTGGTCATTGGAACCCTGGAGAACAAGCCAGTACTCATCATGCAAGGCCGGGCCCACTACTATGAGGGCTATTCGATGCAGGAGGTAACCCTGCCCATTCGCGTGTTTCGCCTCCTGGGTGTGGACACCCTCATGTTGAGCAATGCTGCTGGAGGCATAAACCAGAAGTTTCGCACAGGTGACCTGATGCTGATCGAGGATCACCTGAACCTGGTTGGCTTCGGAGGCGCGACTCCCCTGCGTGGTCCGCATGATCCCGCCCTCGGTCCCCGTTTTCTTGACATGTCAGCGACCTATGACCGGGATTTGCGCCAAATGGCAGTGGACGTGGCCGACAGGGAGGCCATCCCCTTGCACAAAGGAGTGTACGCGGGCCTCTCTGGTCCGACCTTCGAAACGCCCGCCGACATTCGATTCCTGCGGCTGATTGGCGCCGATGCTGTCGGCATGTCGACCGTACCCGAGGCCATCGTTGCCAGGCATGGCGGGATGCGTGTGTTGGGTGTGTCCGGCATCAGCAATGTTGCCATTGACCAAATCGACGTAGAGGGTGAGGCCAGCCATCAAGAGGTTCTGGAAGCAGGTCAACTGTTGGTGCCTCGTCTGACCAGCCTGATCAAGGGAATCCTGAGACAGTTGTGA
- a CDS encoding immune inhibitor A, which yields MNKQDNNTIWWILGILAAVLFCCCLFVVATSGIIFGLNAVNAPEPPVVPIPTIEIDAIPESGQSSLPTATWQSSGTDPAIAPPAHQGLSATEKALAEAVVPARDLRRLAEEMRGTGPIPEIVHESPPEYSLGENESFWVSNSDDVEHFQIDAELVYANDVLYIWIEQGLRYNLDDIITSADKFAYETYPTNRNFFGSEWSPGIDSDPRLHILHSNQLGDTIAGYYSGADEVSNKAQPFSNEREMFYIHLGNAKPDSDFYDGVLAHEFQHMIHWYQDKNESSWVNEGMSELASELNGYSRGGADRVFSQLPDTQLNTWSDDPDGRTEHYGNAYLFVSYWLDRFGNELTQAVIASDANGIEGFEEALENSGTGLRFDDVFADWVIANLLNDTSLADGRFGYERDEIEPMAVDAQHRRYPVQRESEVHQYATDYVRLRGSGDLDVDFRGATTARLASTNAHGGDFMWWANRVDDSDARLTRAFDLSEVDQATLRFWSWYDIEHDWDYAYVMVSADDGKTWTPMQTGETTDTNPNGNSFGWGITGCSGDPDSQEAGDDCNAKWIEQMVDLTPYTGQEVLVRFQYITDDAVTYPGFFIDDISIPEIGYEYGAEDGDDNWVSEGWIRTDNQLPQRWLIQLIELQSGQEPVLTRLGVDENGEGRWLVPDLGRRKDAILAISALAPVTTEVAPYEYTITER from the coding sequence TTGAACAAACAAGACAACAACACAATTTGGTGGATCCTCGGCATCCTGGCAGCGGTTCTTTTTTGCTGCTGTCTATTCGTGGTCGCAACCAGCGGTATTATTTTTGGATTGAACGCGGTCAACGCACCGGAACCACCGGTCGTGCCCATTCCCACCATCGAAATAGACGCTATTCCCGAATCGGGACAGTCGTCCTTGCCCACGGCGACCTGGCAGTCCAGTGGGACGGACCCGGCCATCGCGCCGCCGGCGCATCAGGGTCTGTCTGCCACTGAGAAAGCCCTGGCGGAAGCCGTGGTGCCAGCCCGTGACTTGCGACGCCTGGCCGAAGAAATGCGTGGCACCGGTCCGATTCCTGAAATCGTGCACGAGTCGCCACCGGAATATTCGCTCGGCGAAAACGAGTCGTTCTGGGTGAGCAACAGCGACGACGTAGAGCATTTCCAGATAGATGCGGAGCTGGTTTACGCCAACGATGTTCTCTACATCTGGATCGAGCAGGGCCTGCGGTATAATCTTGACGATATCATAACCTCGGCTGATAAGTTCGCCTACGAAACCTATCCCACCAATCGGAATTTCTTTGGCAGTGAGTGGAGCCCAGGCATCGACAGCGATCCTCGACTCCATATCCTGCACTCGAATCAGCTCGGTGACACCATCGCAGGCTATTACAGTGGCGCTGATGAGGTAAGCAACAAGGCACAGCCATTCTCCAACGAGCGAGAAATGTTCTACATCCATCTTGGCAACGCCAAGCCCGACTCCGATTTCTACGATGGCGTATTAGCCCACGAGTTCCAACATATGATCCACTGGTACCAGGATAAAAACGAAAGCAGTTGGGTCAATGAGGGCATGAGCGAACTCGCCAGCGAACTCAACGGCTACAGCCGCGGCGGCGCCGATCGGGTGTTCAGCCAGTTGCCCGATACCCAGCTCAACACCTGGAGTGACGACCCGGACGGTCGAACCGAACACTACGGCAACGCCTATCTCTTCGTCTCCTATTGGCTGGATCGATTCGGCAACGAGTTAACCCAGGCAGTGATCGCCAGCGATGCCAATGGCATCGAGGGATTTGAGGAAGCGCTTGAGAACAGCGGCACCGGCCTTAGATTTGATGACGTGTTCGCGGACTGGGTGATTGCAAACCTGCTGAACGATACCAGCCTGGCTGATGGCCGCTTCGGTTACGAACGGGACGAAATTGAGCCGATGGCCGTGGACGCACAACACCGCCGCTACCCCGTGCAGAGAGAATCTGAAGTTCACCAGTATGCGACCGATTATGTGAGATTGCGTGGCAGCGGTGATCTGGATGTGGATTTCCGTGGCGCAACCACTGCCCGGCTTGCCTCCACCAATGCCCACGGTGGCGATTTTATGTGGTGGGCCAACCGGGTGGACGATTCCGATGCACGTTTGACCCGCGCTTTCGACCTGAGCGAGGTCGACCAGGCAACCTTACGGTTCTGGTCCTGGTACGATATCGAACACGATTGGGACTATGCCTATGTGATGGTCTCGGCCGATGATGGCAAGACCTGGACCCCGATGCAAACTGGCGAAACAACAGACACCAATCCCAATGGCAACAGTTTCGGCTGGGGAATCACAGGTTGTTCTGGCGATCCCGACAGCCAGGAAGCGGGCGATGACTGCAATGCCAAATGGATCGAACAGATGGTTGACCTGACGCCCTACACAGGACAAGAGGTACTGGTGCGGTTCCAGTACATCACCGACGACGCGGTCACCTACCCGGGGTTTTTTATCGACGACATCAGCATTCCGGAGATCGGATATGAGTACGGTGCCGAAGATGGGGATGATAACTGGGTATCGGAGGGTTGGATTCGAACGGACAATCAACTGCCACAGAGGTGGTTGATCCAGTTGATAGAGCTTCAAAGCGGTCAGGAACCGGTGCTGACACGCCTGGGCGTCGACGAAAATGGCGAGGGTCGTTGGCTGGTACCTGATTTGGGTCGCCGCAAGGATGCCATACTGGCGATCAGCGCCCTGGCACCCGTTACCACCGAGGTGGCGCCCTACGAATACACTATCACTGAGCGCTAG
- the dnaE gene encoding DNA polymerase III subunit alpha: MTDDFVHLHVHSEFSLLDGLGLVDKLVERAKKLGQPALALTDHGTMHGVIPFFRACKEAEIHPVIGVEAYLTPWGRSMEARDPQKDRFRHHLLLLAQNQTGYQNLLKICSDAQMKGYYYRPRIDAAYLAEHSEGLICTTGCLAGEVPSLLSNEKGRVPDEQRARDRLHWYLDVFGKDRFFIELQEHDIPVLQHVNRTLIDWAERDDVGMMVSNDVHYVEPGDDKFHDVLLCVQTASLVNQPDRMRMPGGSFYLKTGQEMRDLFRPLATLPESAFTNTLRIAEMCQVDLEDSSFHLPDTEIPEGFTYQTYLRHLTEKGLQQRYGQRADDTDVRDRMEHELKIINDMGFDVYFLIVGDLCDYARERDIWFNVRGSGAGSIVAYAIGITGLDPLSNNLVFERFLNPGRVNMPDFDLDFPDDQREEMIRYTIDKYGADHVAQIVTFGRMKARAAVRDVGRALDIPLPEVDRVAKLIPNVPGKPVTLSQALGQDAEKPELVVPELVAEYESKDYIRDLLDTASALDGVARHASTHAAAVIVTDEPLVEYLPVMRPQKAVITESVTQFEFPICESIGLLKVDFLGLRTLTIMREATRIIEERHGEKFTLENIPLDDPVSYQLLSSGEVSGIFQVEGAGLRRTVAEMQPTEFNHIVAAISLYRPGPIEFIPDYIAVMHGEKEAVYVHEALEPILAETFGICVYQEQVIQLLTDIAGYSAGDADLVRRAISKKKEKVLVENRKIFARGAKQRSGLTHTESDAIWDALMGFARYGFNRAHAADYAVITVETAYLKARYPLEYMTALLLVERDNTDKVAYYITESRRMGIEVLAPDINASGMDFVMEKLPEGVHPPSGKDSRIGYPFPVPEGAAIRYGLAAIKNVGEGPVNALLEARGSKGAFTSLDDFCERVDLRKVGRRPLESLIKVGALDDFGERACLMEALDQMIGVSKQNHDAAAAGQLNLFGLLGAGDGADGGLTIQLSAVEPMSPKQRLVEEKELLGVFVSSHPLQQMAADVSDVITCFCGDLDDSYAGKNVVMAGNVVRVNEITTKKGARMAFVTLEDLQGQCDVVVFPKIWEESKALWEVDKIVLIRGKAEKRAEKVNVQCEHVQDFLERAVASDERDDPYADLRIQTVFEDRNGARGMSSRQGVERNGRDHLTSDLGTGSDQSPFAAEEPEWLKEGPGLGQPTFSAGAGKVEAGADDSADKGAIIPDQSSTERKETAESTQQVVDGGSALPPEPVQVREPVEIRVTIQRSHVAERDKRLLTWVYEQLKERPGPDRFSVVLRKNGEVLLMEFPNNSTTVTPELEDRIANRLGMSNVEIREPGRG; this comes from the coding sequence ATGACTGACGACTTCGTACACCTCCACGTTCATTCCGAGTTTTCCCTGCTTGATGGCCTGGGCCTGGTCGACAAGCTGGTTGAGCGCGCCAAAAAACTGGGCCAACCTGCGCTGGCCCTTACCGATCATGGTACGATGCATGGGGTGATACCCTTTTTCCGGGCCTGTAAAGAGGCGGAGATTCATCCCGTCATCGGTGTTGAGGCCTATCTGACCCCATGGGGAAGGTCGATGGAGGCGCGCGATCCCCAGAAAGATCGATTCCGGCACCACTTATTACTCCTGGCGCAGAACCAGACCGGCTACCAGAATCTGCTCAAGATATGCTCGGACGCTCAGATGAAAGGGTACTACTATCGGCCTCGCATCGACGCGGCTTACCTGGCCGAACACAGCGAGGGGTTGATTTGCACCACCGGCTGCCTGGCCGGGGAGGTGCCAAGCTTACTTTCGAACGAGAAGGGGCGAGTACCGGATGAACAGCGAGCTCGGGATCGTCTTCATTGGTACCTGGACGTCTTTGGCAAGGATCGTTTCTTCATTGAACTGCAGGAGCACGACATTCCGGTTCTGCAGCACGTCAACAGGACGCTGATCGACTGGGCCGAGCGGGACGATGTGGGCATGATGGTTAGCAACGATGTCCACTATGTCGAGCCTGGCGATGACAAATTCCACGATGTCTTGCTCTGTGTGCAGACCGCCTCACTGGTCAATCAGCCTGATCGAATGCGGATGCCCGGTGGCAGTTTCTACCTGAAAACGGGCCAGGAGATGCGTGATCTCTTCCGCCCCCTGGCGACCCTTCCCGAAAGTGCCTTCACCAATACTCTGCGCATCGCTGAGATGTGCCAGGTGGATCTGGAGGACAGCTCCTTTCACTTGCCCGACACTGAAATCCCGGAGGGCTTCACCTATCAGACCTATCTGCGCCATCTGACTGAGAAGGGTCTGCAACAACGTTACGGCCAACGGGCAGATGATACCGATGTGCGGGACCGTATGGAGCATGAGCTCAAAATCATCAACGACATGGGCTTTGATGTCTACTTCCTGATCGTGGGCGATCTCTGCGATTACGCCAGGGAACGAGATATCTGGTTCAACGTGCGCGGATCGGGCGCCGGCTCCATTGTCGCCTACGCCATCGGCATCACAGGGCTCGATCCCCTTTCCAATAACCTGGTCTTCGAGCGGTTTCTCAACCCGGGCCGCGTCAACATGCCCGACTTCGACCTGGATTTCCCGGACGACCAACGGGAAGAGATGATCCGCTATACCATCGACAAGTACGGCGCCGACCACGTAGCCCAGATCGTGACATTCGGTCGAATGAAAGCCCGGGCTGCCGTGCGCGATGTAGGCCGTGCCCTGGATATACCTCTGCCCGAGGTGGACCGCGTCGCCAAGCTCATTCCAAATGTTCCGGGCAAACCGGTGACTCTCAGCCAGGCCTTGGGCCAGGACGCTGAAAAACCGGAGCTGGTTGTCCCTGAGCTCGTCGCCGAATATGAGAGCAAGGACTACATACGGGATCTGCTCGATACGGCCAGTGCCCTGGACGGGGTGGCTCGTCATGCCTCCACCCATGCAGCGGCGGTGATTGTCACCGATGAGCCGCTGGTGGAGTACCTGCCTGTGATGCGGCCCCAGAAGGCAGTCATCACAGAATCGGTGACCCAGTTCGAGTTTCCCATCTGCGAATCGATTGGCTTGCTCAAGGTTGATTTCCTGGGTCTTCGCACGCTTACCATCATGCGGGAAGCTACCAGGATAATCGAAGAACGCCACGGCGAAAAGTTCACTCTGGAAAACATTCCGCTGGATGACCCGGTGAGTTATCAGTTGCTCTCAAGTGGTGAGGTATCAGGAATCTTCCAGGTGGAGGGCGCCGGGCTGCGCCGGACAGTGGCTGAGATGCAGCCAACGGAATTTAACCACATTGTGGCCGCCATTTCCCTGTATCGTCCCGGTCCCATTGAGTTCATTCCCGATTACATCGCAGTCATGCACGGCGAGAAAGAGGCCGTGTATGTCCACGAGGCCCTGGAACCGATCCTGGCCGAGACCTTTGGCATCTGCGTGTACCAGGAACAGGTCATCCAGCTGCTGACCGACATCGCCGGATACTCGGCCGGTGACGCCGATCTCGTGCGCCGGGCGATCAGCAAAAAGAAGGAAAAGGTGCTGGTCGAAAACCGAAAGATTTTCGCCAGGGGTGCCAAACAGCGATCTGGCCTGACCCACACCGAATCGGACGCTATCTGGGATGCCTTGATGGGCTTTGCTCGCTACGGTTTCAACCGGGCCCATGCAGCAGATTACGCGGTCATTACGGTTGAGACCGCCTATTTGAAGGCCCGCTACCCGCTGGAGTACATGACGGCGTTGCTGCTTGTCGAGCGCGATAACACCGACAAGGTCGCCTATTATATCACCGAATCCCGTCGCATGGGCATCGAGGTCCTTGCTCCCGATATCAATGCCAGCGGGATGGATTTCGTGATGGAGAAATTGCCGGAAGGCGTCCATCCACCTTCCGGCAAGGATTCGCGCATCGGCTATCCCTTTCCCGTGCCCGAGGGCGCTGCCATCCGCTATGGTCTGGCGGCGATCAAAAACGTGGGCGAAGGACCAGTAAATGCCCTTCTGGAGGCTCGCGGGAGCAAGGGGGCTTTCACGTCGCTGGATGATTTCTGCGAACGTGTCGATCTTCGCAAGGTGGGACGGCGCCCACTGGAGAGTCTGATCAAAGTAGGCGCCCTTGACGATTTTGGCGAACGTGCCTGTCTAATGGAAGCTCTTGACCAGATGATCGGTGTAAGCAAACAGAACCATGATGCAGCAGCAGCAGGCCAGCTCAACCTCTTCGGTCTTTTGGGCGCGGGCGACGGCGCGGACGGCGGGCTCACGATTCAGCTGTCTGCTGTGGAGCCGATGTCTCCCAAACAACGATTGGTCGAGGAAAAGGAGCTTCTGGGGGTTTTTGTCTCTTCCCATCCATTGCAACAGATGGCAGCAGATGTGAGTGACGTGATTACCTGTTTCTGTGGCGACCTGGATGATAGCTATGCGGGCAAAAACGTCGTGATGGCCGGAAACGTCGTAAGAGTGAATGAGATTACCACCAAGAAGGGTGCCCGCATGGCGTTCGTTACGCTTGAGGACCTTCAAGGGCAGTGTGATGTGGTCGTCTTTCCGAAGATATGGGAGGAAAGTAAAGCGCTGTGGGAAGTGGATAAAATTGTCCTGATACGGGGCAAAGCCGAAAAGCGGGCGGAAAAGGTCAATGTGCAGTGTGAGCATGTCCAGGATTTCCTGGAGAGGGCTGTCGCCTCGGACGAGCGCGATGACCCCTATGCTGACTTGCGGATCCAGACCGTGTTTGAGGACCGTAACGGTGCTCGCGGCATGTCATCCAGGCAAGGGGTCGAGCGAAATGGGCGCGACCATCTGACTTCTGATCTGGGCACAGGCAGCGACCAGAGCCCCTTCGCTGCGGAAGAACCTGAATGGCTTAAAGAGGGTCCAGGATTGGGGCAACCCACCTTCTCCGCTGGTGCCGGGAAAGTTGAGGCAGGCGCGGATGACTCTGCGGACAAGGGGGCTATCATTCCTGACCAGTCTTCGACAGAGAGGAAAGAAACCGCAGAATCGACGCAACAGGTTGTCGACGGCGGGTCTGCGTTGCCTCCGGAGCCCGTCCAGGTCCGTGAACCGGTGGAAATCCGGGTCACCATTCAACGGAGTCATGTGGCTGAGCGAGACAAACGGCTTCTTACCTGGGTTTACGAGCAATTGAAGGAGCGACCTGGCCCAGACCGTTTTTCTGTCGTGCTTCGAAAGAATGGCGAAGTGTTATTGATGGAATTTCCCAACAACAGCACTACGGTGACACCGGAGCTCGAGGACCGGATAGCCAACCGTCTTGGAATGTCCAATGTGGAGATACGGGAGCCAGGGCGCGGCTAG
- a CDS encoding sugar-binding protein — protein MRRSIYIFIVVALLVSISPLAFGSSGTANLPNDNVKVTEAYHGNPQESRHVDSETIVVPFADGTVGTQTSLSYSGRVRVTVSGVGQANATSYSDAFYIYTDNAGNPIPPVHPTAWFNWTLWINDGPADRFVDPIPAYRDDHVYSFTIEAPGGPLTFAVGDALINDNTGEYIVTVTPEYPAPHFTSPPTIDGLLNDWSSNPSIYLDAENASYVWGEVPTPADLSGTMRAGWDSQKLYFAIEVTDDIFMVDGDEIWRDDSITISLDGANDDVGNNEDDHQLVVAADGEFKDFGYAPVDGVEVSVRPTGQAAGYVVEMAVDKSLVLGTLETGRVIGLNFALTDDDTGGRQDSWLVMVGEETYHGEEHYIDLFLDDTSWSPQDPPGSYWSTVGSGTSNHLRSIDMLSAGEGWIAGKTGTILQYENDAWVNNDAPGSDDLFGIDMVSPESGWAVGKDGTIWKYETDAWQTETSPSQEWLFDVDSVSQEDSWMVGTGGEILHYDGTGWATATSPTTSGGGLAIDMIAGDDGWIVGQHGIIWHYDGSEWTAVDSPTTSDLYDVAMVSPDAGWAAGEDGVIVRYKEGEWLRWGSPTSVTLLGVKMESESLGWAVGENGLILRYNDRGWGWETSPTEDKLEDISVLNENNAWAVGENGTIIRFRPPGAPTETPTPTPTETHTPTATPTHTPTATPTHTPTETPTATPTHTPTETPTATPTHTPTRTPTHTPTATPTDTPTFTPTPTATGTPVLAPDLSGSSKSADPEVVDYFEDITYTIVLENAGPGDSDVTLVDVPPLPYLAGSAIGGIWWDDTAGAIRWQGSLEAGDSRVFQFSVHGPVPVIPHNTTISNEVIIDDGVHDPFVRSVEVLANPGPTPTATPTLRKLYLPIILK, from the coding sequence ATGCGGCGGTCCATCTACATTTTCATTGTTGTTGCACTTCTTGTGAGTATCAGTCCGTTGGCCTTTGGCTCAAGTGGCACAGCCAACCTGCCGAACGATAACGTCAAAGTAACGGAGGCGTACCATGGGAATCCTCAGGAATCAAGGCACGTAGACAGCGAGACGATCGTTGTACCCTTTGCCGATGGCACTGTGGGAACACAGACCAGCCTGTCCTACTCTGGCAGGGTTCGCGTCACCGTGTCTGGGGTTGGTCAGGCAAACGCGACAAGTTACTCCGACGCGTTTTACATCTATACCGATAACGCGGGGAACCCGATCCCGCCGGTTCATCCCACTGCGTGGTTCAACTGGACGCTCTGGATCAACGACGGCCCTGCCGATAGGTTTGTTGACCCGATTCCTGCTTACCGAGATGATCATGTCTATTCGTTTACCATCGAGGCGCCGGGCGGTCCCCTAACCTTTGCTGTAGGGGATGCTTTGATTAACGACAACACGGGCGAGTATATTGTGACGGTAACGCCCGAATACCCGGCCCCTCACTTCACTTCGCCCCCGACTATCGATGGATTGCTCAATGACTGGTCAAGCAACCCATCGATATATCTGGATGCCGAAAATGCAAGCTACGTCTGGGGCGAAGTGCCTACACCAGCTGACCTGAGCGGCACGATGCGCGCTGGATGGGACAGTCAAAAGCTCTATTTTGCGATAGAGGTCACCGATGACATTTTCATGGTCGATGGCGATGAGATCTGGCGCGACGATTCGATCACGATTTCGCTGGACGGTGCCAACGACGATGTTGGGAACAACGAAGATGACCACCAACTTGTGGTAGCAGCGGATGGGGAGTTCAAGGATTTCGGTTACGCGCCGGTGGATGGGGTCGAGGTCAGTGTGCGCCCTACCGGCCAGGCAGCGGGCTATGTGGTGGAAATGGCTGTCGACAAATCGCTGGTGCTGGGCACACTGGAAACCGGCCGGGTTATCGGCCTCAACTTCGCCTTGACCGATGACGACACCGGTGGCCGCCAGGACTCCTGGCTGGTAATGGTTGGGGAAGAGACTTACCACGGGGAAGAACACTACATCGATCTTTTCCTGGATGATACCTCCTGGTCACCGCAGGATCCTCCCGGCAGCTACTGGAGCACCGTGGGATCGGGAACCAGCAATCACCTGAGAAGCATCGATATGCTGAGTGCTGGTGAGGGGTGGATAGCCGGGAAAACCGGCACGATTCTCCAGTACGAGAACGATGCCTGGGTAAACAACGATGCGCCTGGAAGCGATGATCTCTTCGGCATCGACATGGTTTCGCCTGAATCCGGCTGGGCTGTCGGCAAGGATGGCACCATCTGGAAGTATGAAACCGATGCGTGGCAGACCGAAACCAGCCCCAGCCAGGAGTGGCTTTTTGATGTCGATAGCGTGTCGCAGGAGGATAGCTGGATGGTCGGAACAGGTGGTGAGATCCTGCATTATGATGGCACTGGCTGGGCAACGGCCACCAGCCCCACGACCTCGGGGGGAGGACTGGCCATCGACATGATCGCCGGGGATGACGGCTGGATCGTAGGACAGCATGGGATTATCTGGCACTACGACGGCAGCGAATGGACCGCCGTCGATTCGCCGACAACGAGCGATCTCTACGACGTCGCGATGGTCTCACCCGACGCGGGATGGGCAGCGGGCGAGGATGGCGTGATCGTGCGCTACAAGGAAGGTGAATGGCTTCGCTGGGGAAGTCCCACCAGCGTAACCCTGCTTGGCGTAAAGATGGAAAGTGAAAGCCTGGGATGGGCGGTCGGTGAAAACGGGTTGATCCTGCGTTACAACGACCGCGGCTGGGGTTGGGAAACGTCCCCGACGGAGGACAAGCTGGAGGATATCTCGGTCCTCAATGAAAACAATGCCTGGGCGGTGGGCGAGAATGGTACCATCATTCGTTTCCGGCCACCCGGGGCTCCCACCGAGACTCCAACGCCCACACCCACCGAAACCCATACGCCGACGGCCACCCCGACGCATACGCCGACGGCTACCCCGACGCATACGCCGACTGAGACACCAACCGCGACACCGACGCATACGCCGACTGAGACACCAACCGCGACACCGACGCATACCCCAACCAGGACGCCAACGCATACCCCAACCGCGACACCCACCGATACGCCGACATTTACGCCAACCCCAACGGCTACGGGCACGCCAGTGTTGGCTCCCGATCTCTCCGGGTCGAGCAAGAGCGCCGATCCGGAGGTCGTCGACTACTTTGAGGATATCACCTATACGATCGTGCTGGAGAATGCCGGCCCCGGGGATTCCGACGTGACTCTGGTGGATGTGCCACCCTTGCCTTATCTGGCGGGAAGTGCTATCGGCGGTATCTGGTGGGATGACACCGCTGGGGCAATTCGCTGGCAAGGTTCTCTGGAAGCGGGAGATTCGCGGGTTTTCCAGTTCAGCGTCCATGGTCCGGTGCCGGTGATTCCACACAATACGACAATCAGCAACGAGGTGATCATCGACGATGGTGTCCACGATCCCTTTGTTCGCTCGGTGGAGGTCCTGGCCAATCCTGGGCCAACCCCAACCGCCACGCCCACGCTGCGGAAGTTGTATCTGCCGATCATTCTGAAGTAG